One stretch of Columba livia isolate bColLiv1 breed racing homer chromosome 29, bColLiv1.pat.W.v2, whole genome shotgun sequence DNA includes these proteins:
- the BLOC1S1 gene encoding biogenesis of lysosome-related organelles complex 1 subunit 1, translating into MLSRLLKEHQARQSERRELQERRRREAIAAATRLTEALVDHLNVGVAQAYVNQRKLDQEVKTLQVQAAQFAKQTGQWITMVENFNQALKEIGDVENWARSIEMDMRTIATALEYVYKGQLQPSCS; encoded by the exons ATGCTGTCCCGGCTGCTGAAGGAGCACCAGGCCCGACAGAGCGAGCGGCGGGAGCTGCAGG AGCGGCGGCGCAGGGAGGCGATCGCGGCCGCCACCCGCCTCACCGAGGCCCTGGTCGATCACCTCAACGTGGG GGTGGCCCAGGCCTACGTGAACCAGCGGAAACTGGACCAGGAGGTGAAGACGCTGCAGGTGCAGGCGGCGCAGTTTGCCAAGCAGACAGGGCAGTGGATCACCATGGTGGAGAACTTCAACCAGGCGCTCAAG GAGATCGGTGACGTGGAGAACTGGGCGCGCAGTATTGAGATGGACATGCGGACCATCGCCACTGCCCTGGAGTACGTCTACaaggggcagctccagccctcctgctcctgA
- the RDH5 gene encoding retinol dehydrogenase 5 yields MWLYILMAALVWALGWLVRDRQSLPTVTDKHVFITGCDSGFGHLLARRLAQRGYRVLAACLTPAGAEGLRRGCHGHLRTTLLDVTRPDSIRRAVEWVQGEVGEKGLFGLVNNAGVANPIGPTEWMSPEDYRGVMAVNAFGVIEVTLAFLPLLKRARGRVVNTSSVLGRLSANGGGYCISKYCIEAFSDSLRRDMYHFGVKVSIVEPGFFKTAVTNLESIEGSLRQLWERLPPETRRSYGEEFFQQYLKVQRLIMNFICDGDLCKVTSCMEHALGARHPRTRYSAGWDAKLLWLPASYLPACLVDLALAIILPKPAQRVR; encoded by the exons ATGTGGCTGTACATCTTAATGGCCGCACTGGTGTGGGCGCTGGGCTGGCTGGTGCGGGACCGCCAGAGCCTCCCCACGGTGACCGACAAGCACGTCTTCATCACGGGCTGCGACAGCGGCTTTGGCCACCTGCTGGCCCGCCGGCTGGCCCAACGGGGCTACCGGGTGCTGGCCGCCTGCCTGACCCCCGCGGGGGCCGAGGGGCTGCGGCGGGGCTGCCACGGCCACCTCCGCACCACCCTGCTCGACGTCACCCGGCCCGACAGCATCCGCCGGGCCGTGGAGTGGGTGcagggggaggtgggggagaAAG GCCTCTTCGGGCTGGTGAACAATGCGGGGGTCGCCAACCCCATCGGCCCCACGGAGTGGATGTCCCCCGAGGACTACCGGGGGGTGATGGCTGTCAATGCCTTCGGCGTCATCGAGGTGACGCTGGCGTTCCTGCCGCTGCTCAAGCGGGCGCGTGGCCGCGTGGTCAACACCTCCAGTGTCCTCGGTCGCCTCTCAGCCAATGGTGGTGGCTACTGCATCTCCAAATATTGCATTGAGGCCTTTTCTGACAGCCTGCG GAGGGACATGTACCACTTTGGTGTCAAGGTCAGCATCGTGGAGCCTGGGTTCTTCAAGACGGCCGTGACCAACCTGGAGAGCATTGAGGGGTCCCTGCGGCAGCTCTGGGAGCGCCTGCCCCCTGAGACGCGGCGCAGCTACGGCGAGGAGTTCTTCCAGCAGT ACCTCAAGGTGCAGCGGCTGATCATGAACTTCATCTGCGACGGGGACCTGTGCAAGGTGACGAGCTGCATGGAGCACGCGCTGGGGGCGCGGCACCCCCGCACCCGCTACAGCGCCGGCTGGGACGCCAAACTGCTTTGGCTGCCCGCGTCCTACCTACCTGCCTGCCTGGTGGACCTGGCGCTGGCCATCATCCTGCCCAAGCCGGCCCAACGCGTCCGCTAG